The Pelagibacterium halotolerans B2 nucleotide sequence TGCGCGTGCATGTCAACAACAGCCTTTATGGTCAACCCAATGCGGGCAAGGACATGCGGTTCGACTTCGCCGATCTGATCGTTGCGGCGGCGCAGACGCGCGAACTCGGTGTGGGCACCATCATCGGGTCTGGAACCGTCGCCAACGCCCATGACGAAATATTGCCGCTAAAACATGACGGCGTCGGTTTTGGCTGCATCGCCGAAGCAAGGACAGCCGAAAAGAGCAAGATCGGCAAGGCCCGCACCCCGTTCCTGGCCCTTGGTGACATCGTGCGGATCAATGCCGTGGACGACGACAATCGTTCGGTCTTCGGCTCGATCGAGCAGGCGGTGAAGCTGTTGGCGCCGGGCGGGTAGTCACTGGCGCTTGCGTTCAAGCATCAATTCCATGCCATCCAGGAACCGTTCAAGCGCGAATTTGAACGTGCGATGCGGATCGCCCGCGCCATATTCGGCTCCGGCAACCGGGCCGACCCGTGAGGAGATGGGGTAGGGCGTATAATCGATCGTTTCGAGAAACGGGCTGATCGTGTGCCACCATTCATCGTCGCTCATGCCTGTCGCGTCGCGAACGATCTTTTCCCGGGCGGCGTTGCGCACGGTGCCCACGACCATATCCATCAGGGCGGTAACCGCCAGATCCATCTCCAGATCGCTTAGCCCGATACCGTCCACGGACCCCAGCGCAACTTCATACGCGGCGAGCGTATTGGGCCCGAGCACCGGACGGTGAGTCTGGAATTGCAGGACCCATGGATGCTGGAGATAAAATCCCCACATGGTTTCGGCGATCAGCGTCATGCGGGCGCGCCAGTCCATTTGCGGCCAGTCGGAGGGCGGTGCCTTTCCGGGAGCGGCGACGTGGTCGAGCATCAGATCATGCAACTCGGCCTTTGAGGGAACGTGCGTGTAAAACGACATCGGAGAGATACCCACAGCATCGGCCACCCGCCTTGTGCTGACGGCCTCGATCCCTTCGGCATCGGCGATATCGACGGCTGCCTGGACGATCTGCTCGAGCGCGATCTTGGGTTTGGGACCCCGGCGGGGCGCCTTGTCCCGGCCCCATAGCAGCTCAAGCAATTTTACCGGGTCACCCCGGCCGGCGATATCCTGGCCCATTCACGCTCCGAAATAACTCTTTACGCCGCACAATGTTATGATAACCTTGTGCGGCGTACGATATTAAATACCACGCCACAGATTTTGTCGATCCGAAATGCCGAAACACCTGCT carries:
- a CDS encoding TetR/AcrR family transcriptional regulator, with translation MGQDIAGRGDPVKLLELLWGRDKAPRRGPKPKIALEQIVQAAVDIADAEGIEAVSTRRVADAVGISPMSFYTHVPSKAELHDLMLDHVAAPGKAPPSDWPQMDWRARMTLIAETMWGFYLQHPWVLQFQTHRPVLGPNTLAAYEVALGSVDGIGLSDLEMDLAVTALMDMVVGTVRNAAREKIVRDATGMSDDEWWHTISPFLETIDYTPYPISSRVGPVAGAEYGAGDPHRTFKFALERFLDGMELMLERKRQ